In one Cryptomeria japonica unplaced genomic scaffold, Sugi_1.0 HiC_scaffold_406, whole genome shotgun sequence genomic region, the following are encoded:
- the LOC131871382 gene encoding uncharacterized protein LOC131871382 — MEMEEERSLRTNSCWMRERKWWRWRRGDGGGGGLGFRVQQRGRGRLPLQISQGPLMQGEVRLGGRGGANYLASIELFPDAVDQRDKSGDAGTSGGAGGDSGAASDEMIGAGGRIMGINESDTRSVGSVESSSSTGTAGVVNTAGNLDRVAAAKGTIDVMTIADGVAG; from the exons atggagatggaggaggagaggagtttGAGGACCAATAGTTGCTGGATGAGGGAGAGGaaatggtggagatggaggaggggggatggtggaggtggtggtttaGGCTTTCGGgtccagcagagagggagaggtagattgCCACTACAGATATCTCAGGGACCATTGATGCAGGGAGaagttagattgggtgggagag gtggtgccaactATTTAGCAAGCATTGAACTATTCCCAGATGCGGTAGACCAG AGAGACAAATCAGGGgatgcagggactagtgggggagctgGGGGTGAtagtggtgcagcatctg ATGAGATGATTGGTGCTGGAGGaagaattatggggatcaatgaatctgatacaagGAGTGTTGGTAGTGTTGAATCCTCTTCTTCTACTGGAACCGCTGGTGTTGTAAATACTGCTGGGAATTTGGATAGAGTTGCTGCTGCTAAGGGGACTATTGATGTTATGACTATTGCTGATGGTGTTGCTGGGTGA